The Desulfotignum phosphitoxidans DSM 13687 genomic sequence CGTCGAAAGACTACTTCAAGAATGGGAACCATTTACAATTGACACTTTTGATGCAGCTGAAGATTTGCTAAGTTCAATTTTTGGACGACCACATATAAAATATGGTGGTGGAATTGATACTGACTCCTGGGTTGAAAACAAAGATGAATATTGGGGAATTTCAGAGGAGTTTAATACGAAATTAACAAAAGAATGGGAAGAATTTTGTGATGAGTTGATATATAAAAACCGTTTTTTCCCTTCTACTTGTCCAAATTTAAAAATGCTTTGCAGTTCTAATATCTTAAACACATGCTATCCTAAAGGCCAAAAATTTTATAGAGCAAGAGTTTGTAGAGAACCTAAAAAAATTGAACCTAAAAAAATGGGAGCACCTCCTATCAATTGCAGTAAGAACGGAAGGGCTAACCCGAAAGGGATTCCATATTTATACTTGGCCTCTGATTTATATACCGCAATCTATGAGATTCACCCAAATATCAATAGCTTCATAACAATTGGAGTTTTTAAAGCAATTGATGAACTTTCAATATTTGATTTAACTAGTCCTAGGATAGAGGATCCATTGGTACATGGTTATGATCTTGCAAATATTATTCAAAATTTAGCGTTCTTTAGAATGCTCGGAGATCAATTGTCTATTCCTATTGATAAAGAAAATACAGATCTACAATACATTCCTTCTCAGTATTTATGCGAATTTATAAAAAATGAAGGGTATGATGGAATTGCATACAAAAGTTCAATTGGGAAAGGACACAATGTCGCTCTTTTCCAAAACACCAAAACTAAATGTACACGCTCGTACCTTTATAAAATTGATGCTAACCCTGAAAAAATTAATAAATATTAATTGGTTATTAATTTTTTGTAAATGAAAAACTCGTGCATGTATCTTCCCGCTTACCGATAATGTTGACTTACTCTATCGGAAATGTCTTTAAAAATGGTTCTGCAATCTCAGCGTGGCATCCTGTATTTGAAATTTTCCATGATATTTTTATAAAATAGTTCAAAATTTCCAAAATTTCTGTCCACCACGTCCATAGTGTCCATAGCGTCCACGACAAACCACAATATGCTGTGGTATTTCATGGACCATGGCACGATATACATTAGAAAGAATCAATCAGAAGATCGCTCTCTGGGAAGCTGCCGACGATGCGGTGAGCACCGGGCAGCAGTACAGCATGGGCGGCCGCACCCTGACCCGGGCGGATGCGGATTATATCGATAAAAAGCTGGACCGGCTGTATGCGGAAAAAGACCGGATTCTGAACCGCACCGGCCGAATTGTGGCCATGCAGGGACGGGTGGCCAGATGACCGGTAACCCGCCTGTTTTGTATGGTCCGGACAACCGGCCCCTGCCGCCGGCCGGTCCCAATCCGTTTGGATCTTACGAAGTATCCCGCACCGCTGCTGGCCTCCGGGGCACCCTGTCCAACTGGCTGGTGGCCCGGAACACCAAATACTCCGCACGCCGGGAACGCCAGGTGGTGGCGGACCGGGCCGAAGACCTGGCAGCCAATGATACACATGCCGCCTCCAGCATCGATTCCATTACTGTCAACACGGTCGGCACGGGACTTATGCCCCAGTCCCGGCCCAATGCCAAGGTGCTGGGATGGACCGATGAAGAAAGCCGGGAGTTTCAGGCCCAGGCGGAATGGGCCTGGCACATCTGGCAGGGAGAAAGCGATGCGGCCGGCCGGCTGACATTCTGGCAGAACACCCTGGTGGCCCTGCGGACCCTGCTGGTCAAAGGAGAGTTTTTCCGGCTCCCCCTCATGATCGATGCGCCCGGCCGGACCTTTTCCCTATCGCTGCAGTCGGTGGACCCGCTCCGGGTCTATACCCCCAACGATTTCACCTGGAAAAACAATATCAAGGACGGCGTGGAGTTCGGCCGGTATGGAGAGGCCGTTGCCTACTGGATCGCCAACCCGGATGACGGGTTTGTCAGCATGGATCTGCCTTCGGCCAACTTCTCCCGGACCCCGGCCCGGGTTGGCCACCGGCCCGGAGCGATTCACACCTTTGTGTCCAAATCTGAAGAGCAGAACCGGGGCGTGTCCGTCCTGGCCCCGTCCATGAAATTTTTCAAAGACCTCAACGATTATCTGGATTTCGAACTGGTGGGGGCCATCATTGCTTCCTCATTCCCGGTGTTTGTTGAAACCACCGATCCTACCGGATCTGCCCAGGGCCTTCAGTCCACCGACCCGGAAGCGGACAAGACCCGGTATCACGAAGCCGCCCCCGGCACCATCCTGTACGGCAATCTCAATGAAAAGCCCCATGTGTTGAAATCCGACCGCCCCGGCGGGTCGTTTGACTCTTTTGTGGAACGGATCCTGCGGGCCATCGGCGCGTCCATCGGCATGCCGTATGAGGTGATTGCCAAAGATTTTTCCAAAACCAATTATTCCTCTGCCCGGGCCGCGCTCCTGGAAGCCTGGCGGGTGTTTGGCATGTATCAGAAATGGCTGGTGGATGGGTTTTGCCAGCCGGTGTGGCGCATGGTGATCGAGGAAGCCTGGCTGCGGGGTATGATCACGCTGCCCAAAGGATCGCCTGATTTTTACGATGCCATGCACGCCTACACCCGGGCTGACTGGATCCCGCCGCGCAAGGGCAATGTGGATCCGCTCAAAGAGATCAAGGCCAATATCCTGGCGATTCAGCACAACATTGCCACCCTGGCCGGCGTGACCGCGGAGATGGGCGGCGGGGATTATGAAACCAACCTGCACCAGCGCTCTTCTGAACGGGGTCTGGAAAAAGATCTGGACGTGATCCCGCCGGCGGACGCGGCAGCCATTCTTTATGAACCTGATGAGCCGGAACAGGAGCTACCCCATGCCACCGGAAATTAATACAGACGTTGACATTTTGTCCGCCCCCTGGGCCATCACCCCGGGCGCTCTGGAGAGAATCGCCCACCTGGTTTACCAGGGCCGGGACCCGGTGGCTGAATCCGGCGAGGCCGGCGCAGCTGCCGGGATTGAATCCGGAGATGACGTGGACCTGGACATTCGGAACCACATTGCCGTGATCAGCATCACCGGGTCGTTGTACCGGTGGAGTTACCACCGGATCCGGCGGGAGGTGGCAGCCGCGGTCAAGGACCCGTCGATCCGGGCCATTTGCCTGCTTTTGGATTCCCCCGGCGGGCTGGTGTCCGGGTGCAAGGAGCTGGGGGATTTTTTGTTTGATGCCGGCAAACAGAAACGCATCTATGCCTATGCAGACGGGCAGATGTGTTCCGCTGCCTACTGGCTGGCATCGGTGGCCCGGGATATCTCCGCTCCCCAGACCGCGGCCGTGGGCAGCATCGGTGTCCGGACCCTGCACATTGACTGGTCAAAATGGAACCAGGACATGGGCCTGGCCTTCACCCATCTGGCGGCAGGCGAATACAAAGCCCTGGGCAATGAGGACGAACCCTTGAACAAAAAAGCCCGGGCCTATTTTCAGGAAAAACTGGACACCCTTTACAGCATCTTTATCGATGCCGTGGCCAGAAATCGCCGGGTGTCCACAGAAAAAGCACAGGGCATGGCAGACGGAAAAGTATTTCTGGCGGATCAGGCCCTTGAGCTGGGCCTGATCGACCGGATCGACCAGGATTTTGAAACCTATTTTTCATCAATTTTAAAGAAGGAGAAGATCATGGATCTTGAAACTTTGAAGCGGGACCACCCGGACCTGTACGGCCAGGTGCTGGATCAGGGCAAACAGGCGGAGCGGGCGGAGACAGAACAGAAAATCAAGGACGCGGTATCCATCGCTGTGACAGGCGAGTCGGACCGGGTCCTGGGCCTGGCATCCGCAGTCATGGGAGAAGAGGCCGCCGAAAGCTTTACCCAGGTGGTGAAGTCCGGGGCCAGTGTCGAGCAGGTCCAGGCCCTCAAGGGCATTTTCGTCCCGGCCGCTGCCGGCCATGATGACGGAGAAGGCAATGACGGCGACGACGCCGCCGGCAAAGGCACCAGCCGATCCGCTATCCTGGCCGCGCTCCAGCAGGGACACTCCCAGGGCGTGAACCCCCAGAAAGGCCGGGATTCCACCGCAGACCATGGCAGTCAGGGCGACATCGAAAAACAGGCATCAGAATATGTCCGCCTCCTGACTTAACACTTAAAACTGAACACTTAAAACTTTCATATAAAAGGAGCGCAACACCATGGCACAAAATTTTGGAATGACCGAGCGGACCTTTGAGGACCGCATGTTTGTGGGGGACCATCCCCCGGTATTTTTGCCCGGGACCCTGTCCGGCGGCAGTCATGTGTCCGGCACGGTGTGCGGGATACTGACGGCTTCCGGCAAAAAGGTGCAGCTGGACCCGGATGAAGCAGCCGTGGCTGCCCAGGGCACCATTTCGATGATCGGCATCGCAGTGGCGGATGAAACCTTTGTGATCGATGACCAGACCTTTACCTGGAAAGCAGCCAGGGGCGGAACCGGAGAGGTGACCATCGGCGCAGATGCTGCTGCCGCGGCCGCCAACATTGTCACGGCCGTGACCGCGGATCTCACCACCGTGGTCGCCGAACAGGCCGGAAACGACGTGGTGATCACGGCAGCCGTTGCCGGTGCTGACGGCAACGCTATAGTGCTGACAGAAGATTCCACCAACATGACCGTGGACGGTTCCGGGACCCTGGGCGGCACCACCGAGGGCCGGGCCATCAATGGGTCCCAGGAAGCCGCCTGCATCCTGCTGGGGGATGTGGATGCCAGCGAAGATGATGAACCGGCCGTGTTCATGGAGCACGGCGTGGCCATCGATCATTACCTGACCTGGCCGGACGAAATCACGGAAAACCAGAAAGCCGCCGCCATCGCCGAGCTCAAGGCAATCGGCATTTACGTGAAATAATTCTTTGCAACCGGGACGTTGCGGGGATGCACATTAAAACCAACATAAACAAGGAGACATGACATGAGTTTGGAAATACCTGATCTTGACTGGAGGGTCCAGACCCGGGCAATCGAGCAGATCCCGACACCGCCCCGGATGCTGCAGGACCTGGTGTTCAAGGAAGAAAACACCCACGAGACCGACACCGTGGAAGTGGACATTGAAAAGGGCGGCCGTAAAATGGCCCCGTTCATCACCGACCTGGAAGGCGGGGTGGTGGTCAAGGGGACCTCCCGGTCTTCCCGCGTGGTGAAAACCCCGCGGATCCGGCCCAAACATCCTATGACCGCCAAAGACCTGCTGGGCCAGCGCGGCCCCGGCCAGATCTATTATGCCGGCGGGATCACGGACATCATGGCGGCCCGGAAAAAGAAGATCGCCACGGAACAGCGGAACCTGAAGATGCTCATCGATACCCGTAAAGAATGGATGTGCGCCCAGGCCCTGACCGGGACACTGGCGGTCTCCCAGGACAATATCGCGTTTCAGGTGGATTACCTGATGCCCGATGCCCACCAGATCACCCTGACCGGCGATGACAAGTGGTCGGCCACCGACACGGCCAAGCCCAGAAACCAGGTCAAGACCTGGTCACAGATGATGATCAATGCCCTGGGGTTCGGCCCGGACCTCATGATCTGCGGCACAGATGCGGCAGAAAAATTGTGGACCCTGGTGGAAAATGACAAAGCGTTTGATGCCAGGCGCCTGTCCGCCGGGGAATTCACCTGGAAAGCCACCTCCAACTACATGGGTAACCTGGGCGGCATCGATGTGTACTCATATGGATCCGTGTATGAGGATGCGGCCGGAGACGACCAGAACCTGATCCCCGCCAACAAGATCTATCTGATCGCTTCCATGGCCCGGTTCTCCATCGAGTACGGCATCATCCTGGATCTGGATGCGGAAGCCCAGGTGGTGGGCCAGATCTTCTCCAAGGCCTGGCTGGAAAAAGATCCGTCCGTGCTCTGGCTCCTGGCGGAATCCCGGCCCCTGCCGGTGCCCTGGCAGCCGGAAGCGATCATCGAAGTTCAGGTGATCGACTGATCTGTTGTCCGGACGGCCTGAAGAAGATCGTTGAATGCCGGGCGGTGGGGTGAACACCCGGCCGCCTTTAAAGCAAAGAGAGGGATTTATGGCAACCAAAAAAATACTGCTCACCCGGACCGCAGTGGTCAAGGGCCGGCACTATCTGCCGGATCCGGACAAGCTCTATGAGTTTGACGCGGAAATTGTGGATGAGCTGGTGGACAAAAATGCCGGGGAACCGGTCATGGACCTGCCCGGCACCCGGCAGGAAAATGATACAGATGATCCGGATCCGGGCCTGAAATCGAACCTGAAAAAAAAGAACAGGTGATGTCAGATGCAATTTTCCGTACTTGAAGTCGCATTGATGGGAGGTCTGTTCACGTCTGTCGGTGCCATTGTGGCGGGCATTATTATCCGGATTCTCAGTGACAAAAAAGAAAAAAACTTTGTCACGTATCCGGAATGTGCGGCCAGACACGCCAGTGACTGCCGGATGAGCGATCAGCTCATTGCCAAAATCGACGAGATGAAGACCGGGCAGGAAAAGTTCCAGGAGTCGGTGGATGCCAAAAACAGCCTGGTGTTCCGGATGCTGCGTTCCATGGTGGTGTATATGGATATCCCACAGGAGCAGAAGGAGCGGATCTTGAACGAAAGGGCCGGTGACTGATAGCGGCCGGACTTCCTGTTGAGAATAAAAACCATTTTATAAGGAGAAGGCAAATGCTTGAAAAATGGCTGAAACATTTCTTTGGTGAAAAAATCCTGTCCTCTTTGATGGGGATTCTGGGTGGTGCCCTGTCCGGGGTGGCCACAGTGGCGGTCACTGGAAACCTGGATCGATCCGCCCTTGTTACCGGTGCTGTCGGCGGGGCTGCAGCTGCCGTCATCGGGGCCGGCGGCAGAATAACAGGTGAAAATAAACCCGGCGGGCAGGGCATCCGTGGGTCAGGGGTCATGCTGGTGTTCATGCTGGTGGCCTGTCTGATGGCTGCCGGATGTGCCGGTACCACCGCCAGGGTAGGGGACGGCCAGGTGGATGCCGTGGAAACTGCCACCATCCGGCTAGCCGTGGGCGCGGCCATGTCTGTCAAACCCGAGACCATTGTCCCGGCGTATGCGGTAACCAAAGCACTTCTGGCGGTCATGGACGGAACGGAGGCCGTCCAGGTCAAGGATCTGGAAAAGGTGCTGGTGGAACAGATCGAGGTCCTGAACTTGACCCCGCTGGAACAGCAGTCCATGGCGGACCTGGTGGGGCTGATCCGGGCGAACATCGAGGCCCGGATCTCCGGCCTGGCCCCGGGCCTGCAGCTGGTGGTGGTTCGGGCGGTCGTGGAGATTGTGCATGACGCGGCATCGGCCCGGCTGAATCTGGTCAAGGCGGGGGTATGACAAACAGCATCTCCATAAACTGGGCCGATTATTTTCCATATCTCCAGCCCCATGAATTTGTATGCAACTGCACACAAAAGTGCGGACTTCAAAACATGACCAAGGAGCATATGGACAGGTTGTATGCTGCCCGAGTGTTTGTGGATAAGGAAGGTGTGAAATTCGATATAATCAGCGGATCACGATGCGGTCCATGGAATCAACACGAAGGCGGTTCTTTTAGCAGCGACCACCTTACCGGGGAGGGGACAGATATTTTTGTGCCTGGCAGCCGGCACCGGTTTTTGATTTTAGAGGCCCTGATGAAAGCGGGGTTCCGGCGAATAGGGATAGGGCGCACTTTTTTACATGCCGGCAGCGCGGGCAGAAATCCACAGGAAGTTTGCTGGCTGTATTAAGCCATAAAAAAAAGAGGTGTCATGACCACGTTTAAAGAACAGATGCAACTCGACCTGGACGTTTTTTTCGATACGTCTGAATTTGCAACGTCAGTCGTATATACCCCCGCTTCCGGCGGTGATGCAGTGACCGTGCCGGCCATTGTGGATTACGGTGCCACCGGACGCATGGACGAAGGCAAGGAAAGTGACGGCTATGTCTGGCGGCTGATGTGCGCCAAGGGTGTGCGGCCGGACTTTGACCGGGGACGGGTCAGAGAAACAGCACTGGTGAAGGTCAGAAAAGACCAGATCCCGGCCCCAGGATACCGGGACACGTTCACCATTGACGGTGAGGTGTGGACCGTCACGGATATCTGGGAGAGATGACCCATGCTTGAGATCTATATGGACGAACGGGGCGAGCTGGCCATTGAAAACATGGAGGCCCTGATCAAGGCGTTCCCGCAGTTTGCGGACCGGGCCACAGCATCGGCCCTGAAATCCGAGGGGTTCCGCCTGAAAAACCTGATCGCCGACGCCATCCGGTCCGGCGGACCGTCCAATGCCAAATGGGATGACCTGAACCCTCATACCGGCGTATTGTCCCGGAAGCGGGGCAAAGGCGGCCGTGAACGGACCGTCAAAAATTACCGCATGGTGTGGAAAGGCGAGAAAGGCAGCAAGCGCCGGGTCCGTCAGTACAAGGATGTCATGCTGTCCACCCGGACCAAACCTCTGGCCCGGCTGGCCGGGGCCGTGCGGTACAACTATGACAAGGACCTGGAAGCGGTCAGCATCGGATTTATTCAGAACCGCGGCGTGTCGGACAGCATGCTCAGCCTGGCCCGGCTGCACGCCAAAGGCGAAAAGACCCGGGTCACCCCCCGGATGCGCAAGATGATGTTTGCCCTGGGGTTCCCCATCAAAAAAACCACCACCACTTTGGAAACCCCGGCCAGGCCGGTCATCGATCCGGTGTTCCGGGCGGAAAAAGACACCATCCCGAAGAACATTGAACAGAAATTTCTGGCCGCCATCCGGCGGTACATGGAGGCAAAAGAAAAATAATGACCACGTCCCTGCAGCTGATCGAACAGATCCGGACCGCCCTGGCAAATGACACGGCTGTCACCGCCTGGTGCGTGGAGCATTTCGGCAAACCCCACACCGTGTTCATCGATGTGGATGAACGCCACCCGCCGGATCCTTCCACCGATTACCCGGCCATTGTCGTGACCGGGCTGAGCCAGGTCCGGGGAGACTCACACCGGGATCTGGCCTGGGAACTGGAAATCGGGGTCGGCGTGGTCAATGAAGAAATCGTGGAATCCGGCAACACAAAGACCATGACCGGGTTCTGCCAGGCCGAGACCCTCCGGGAGCTGGCGGAAAACGCCATTTACCGGGCCGGTATCGGCAGCGTAACCACCCGGGCCGAATCCGGATCCGCCAGTTTTTTCCCGCTGTTCATCAGCGGGTCGGTAATTCCCATTACGCAACTCAAATCCACCCGGCGGGCAATGCCGGTATAATCACTGAAAAGGAGTATCACCATGTCAAATCTGACTTCCAACCCCGCAAATATTCGGTTCAACGGCACCGGCCGGGCATATGCCGGGGCCGTGGCCGGCACGTCCTTTGATGACCTGGGCGAGCTGGACGGTATCAACTTCAACGTGGAGGTGTCCACCGAGACGCTCCAGTCCACCCGGAACGCGGCCCGGGGGACCATCATCGAGCGCGAGACCGAGCGCAACGCCTCCCTGTCCTTTGGCCTGAGAGAAATGTCCAACAACAACCTGCAAATGGTGCTGCTGGGATCGGCGATCGTGGCAGCCAACCAGGCGGCCGCCGGCGTGTTCCAGGAAGAAAAAACCTTTGTCGATGATCTGTATGTGGATCTGGGCAAGGTCAACGTGTTTGTCACCAAGATCACCGGCGCTATCACCGGCTCCCTGGCGGTGGCGGATGAGGTAACCGGCGCTTTATCCGGAGCCACCGGCAAGGTCGCGTTTGTGGGCACCGGCCATGTGGTGCTGGTCAATGTGTCCGGCACGTTTCAGACGGGCGAGGCGATCGAAGAGACCGCGGACACCAATTATATCACGCCCACCGGCATTGAAACAGAAGAAGATGTGTGTATCACATCCGCTGCCGGAGACGTGCGGCGCGCCCAGGGCACCGATTACACCATCGATCCGGATTACGGGTACGTGCGTCAGCTGTCCACCGGGGATATGACCGGCACAGACGTGGTGTCCTATGATCACGAAGCCGTGGACATCGACTATCTTCACGGCATGTCTGCCGGATCGGTGGAGAAGAAAATCATCTTTGTCACGGATAAGGACGACCAGGGCCCCCGGTTCCGGTACACGTTCCACAAGGTCCAGATCAGCCTGTCCGGCGAGTTCCCCCTGATCGGTGACGGGGCCTCCGTGCTCCAGGTGTCCGGGTCGGTGCTCAAAGATACCACACAGTCATCCGGCCAGGAATACTTTAAAAAGGAAATGATGTTCTAAAGGAGGTGACGGTTGATACGGAAAAAAACCATGACGGTTGACGGCCGGGAAGTGATTGCCATGGAACTGACGGTGGCGCAGATCCGGGACCTGATGGATCAGTTAGACAAAGAATCCGGCAGTGTGGATGTCATTGATCTGATGTTTGCCGGCCGTATTCCGTTTGATGCGGTCAAAGCATCCACCGGACTGGATGCAGAGGGCCTTTCTATGTTCTCTCCGTCCGAGCTGGATCAGATCATCAAGGGGGTGGAGGACATCAACCCTTTTTTTGCCAACATGATCACCCGTCTGTCAAAGATGGGGGAAAAAATCATCCGCGAGCGGACCTCGACACCGTTGTCTGCCGATTGATCATGTTGGGGCACCACCGGGTGTTTGACTATGGGTGGTCGTTTTTCAGGACGGCAGTGAATGAGGCGGTGAACGCCATGTCTCAGGAGGGCGGGAATATCCAATGAGCAGCAACATTGATATCAAAATAAAGGCCAGCACCCAGGGCACGGAAGAAGTCAAAAAGCTGGAAAGCCAGTTGTCTGCCCTAGGCAAGATCGAGGCGTTCAAAAAGCTGAAAAAAGATCTCGAAGCCAGCCGGGGGGCCTGGAAAACCGCCCAGGCGGAAGTGGCCCGCCTGGCCCGGGAGATGGCCGACTCTGAAAAGCCCACCAAAGCGCTGTCCAACCGGTTCAATGCAGCCAAAAAAGAAGCCGCCGGACTGAAAACTCAGTTTGTGCAGAACCAGCAATCTTTGCACAAGCTCCGGGGGTCCCTGACCCGGGCCGGTGTTGACACCAAAAATCTGAACGCGGAGCAGAAAAAACTGGCCCTGGCCGTGGCCAAAAGCCGGGCCGAGATGTCCCAGGCCGCCAAAATAAACGCGGCCATGGGCATGCTCAACGTCCGGCCGTTCAAAGACATCCAGGGCGAAATCAAGGCCACGGAAGCGGCATATGTCCGGCTCAAACAATCCGGCAAGCTCAGCATGACCGAGCTGTACGAGGCCAAGCTGGGCATGAAAACAAGGATTGCCGAACTCAGGGCTGAAACTAATGGATGGGCCACCGCCATCACCAGCGCCCGGGCCGGTATGGCATCCCTGATCGGTATCGGGTATGCGGCCATACGGTCGTTTTCCGGGTACAGCGGGTTTGCCCAGCGTATGGCCGAGGTGAACACGCTTTTGGATGTGTCAGAGACGCGGTTCAAATCCCTGTCGGATGAAATCGTTGACCTGTCCACCCGGATCCCCCAGACCGCTGCGGAACTGGCGGCCGCTGAATATGATATCATTTCCGCAGGCGTGGCCCTGGAAGAATCTGCCAGGGTGCTGGAACTGTCCGGCAAGGCGGCCGTGGCCGGGGTGACCGACACAAAGACCGCCGTCACGGCCGGGGTGGGCGTGATAAATGCCTACGGCAAGGAGATCAGCGACCTGGATGAGGTCTATGATATTTTGTTTCAGACAGTGAAATCCGGCGTCACCACCTTCCCGGAGCTGTCGCAGCAGATCGGGAATGTGCTGCCCACGGCCCGGGCCGCCAATGTTGAGTTCACCGAAGTGGCCGCCGCCATTGCGGCCCTGACCAAAGCGGGGATCCGGACCCCCCAGGCGGCCACCGCCATGAAGGGGGCCATCAACGCCATGGCGGCCCCGACCCCGGAAGCCAAGAAAAAATTTGATGAACTGGGCATCACCTGGCAGGGCCTGATCCCCACGCTGGAGGCGATCCGGGAAAAAGGGCTGTCCGTTGATCAGATGCGGTTTTTGATACCGGATGTGGAAGCCAGGACCGGGGTGTTGTCGTTGACGCAGAACATGGATGATTTCCGGCAGATCCTGGAAAACATGACCGTGTCCGCCGGGTCCATGACCGAAGCGTTCGACAAAATGAAAGATACTCCGGAAAACCAGATCAAACTGTTCGGAAATGAAATAGCAAAGATTACAAAAAAAATCGGCAGCATGGTGGCCACGGGGTTGCTCCCGGCGCTGAAGGGGGTTCGGTTGTTAATGGATGCCATTGAGGAGACCGATCCCGTCACCAAAACCCTGATTGCCACCATGGCCACGGGCGTGGCCGGGTTTGTGTTGTGGAAGATCGGGCTTGGGTCCATTGTTTTCGGCCTCCAGGGAATGGTGGTTCAGGCCGCCGCCGCATCCAAAAGCCTGTTGACCGTTGCCGCTTCTTCCACCCTGGCCGGTGCCGCGTTGAAAGCCGGGATTGCGGCCGGGGCAGTGTACGGGGTCTATCAGATCGGCAAGTTCATCAAAGTGGCTTATGACACCAAAAAGGCGGTAGAGAGCGCCCGTAAAGCCCAGGAGGACCTGTTCCGGTCCACGGACCGGGTCATGCAGCAGTATGATGAATTCAAAGACATCCGGCTGCCGGAGAACATCACCGGCCGGGCACCGGAAGAACTATCTGACCTGAGAAAAGAATTGCAGCGGGCAAAAGCCTACTGGGTGGCCCTGCAGCAGTCTCTGATGTCCAAGGCGGATGAGACCACGTTTCTGGGCAACGCCACCGAAGAAGCCAAGGCGGCCCAGAAAGAACTGAAAACCTTGAACCATCGCCTGGCCGAAGTCAACACCGATCTTGCGCGCCTCAAGGACGCCGGGGCCGCCGCCGGCGATGGCATGAAAGAACCGGCCGAAGCCATCAAGGCCACCGCTGACCAGCTGGAAGACTTTGAAAGCCAGGCAAAAAAAGCCTATGAATCCGCCCGGGATCAGGCACAGAAGTATGCCCAGGAGGTGATCTCATGGGAGGAAAAAATCAAATATGCCCGGCTGTCCACCGCCGATCAGATCCGGGCCCTGGAGCGAAAAGGCCTGTCCGACCAGGAGCAGTGGAATGACAAGCGCCTCCAGGCGGAAGAAAAAATGGCGGCCGCCCGCCAGGCCATGCGGGAAAAAGATTATGAGCTGGCCAAACGCCTGGCCGATGAATCCCGGTCCCTGTATGCGGACCTGGCCACAGAGGTCCGGGAGGAAAAAGACGGCGAAAACGTGGTGGTCAAGTCCATCGATGACACCAAGCGCATTGCCGTGGCCGGCATCAAAGAGGTGGGAGCGTTTGTAGAGCAGCTGTACCAGACACAAAAAGAATCCGCTGAAAAGTCCCAGGCCGAATGGGAAGCCGCTGCCGACCAGATAGAGGAAAAACTGGAATGGGTGGCCCGGGCCAGGGAAGCGGAGGTGTCCATTGAGCTGTCCAACCTGGCAGACGCCCAGAATGCCATCAACAACCTGACCAAAGATGAAACCAAGCACATCACCGTGGTGGTCACGGAGCGGGTCCAGAGGGAAGAAGCCAGGGCCACTGGCGGCGGGGTTGGCATGAACCGGGGCGGCCGTCTGCCGGGATTCGGGGGCGGGGATCGGATCCGGGCCTTGCTGGAGGCGGGCGA encodes the following:
- a CDS encoding head-tail joining protein: MTTFKEQMQLDLDVFFDTSEFATSVVYTPASGGDAVTVPAIVDYGATGRMDEGKESDGYVWRLMCAKGVRPDFDRGRVRETALVKVRKDQIPAPGYRDTFTIDGEVWTVTDIWER
- a CDS encoding phage tail tape measure protein, with protein sequence MSSNIDIKIKASTQGTEEVKKLESQLSALGKIEAFKKLKKDLEASRGAWKTAQAEVARLAREMADSEKPTKALSNRFNAAKKEAAGLKTQFVQNQQSLHKLRGSLTRAGVDTKNLNAEQKKLALAVAKSRAEMSQAAKINAAMGMLNVRPFKDIQGEIKATEAAYVRLKQSGKLSMTELYEAKLGMKTRIAELRAETNGWATAITSARAGMASLIGIGYAAIRSFSGYSGFAQRMAEVNTLLDVSETRFKSLSDEIVDLSTRIPQTAAELAAAEYDIISAGVALEESARVLELSGKAAVAGVTDTKTAVTAGVGVINAYGKEISDLDEVYDILFQTVKSGVTTFPELSQQIGNVLPTARAANVEFTEVAAAIAALTKAGIRTPQAATAMKGAINAMAAPTPEAKKKFDELGITWQGLIPTLEAIREKGLSVDQMRFLIPDVEARTGVLSLTQNMDDFRQILENMTVSAGSMTEAFDKMKDTPENQIKLFGNEIAKITKKIGSMVATGLLPALKGVRLLMDAIEETDPVTKTLIATMATGVAGFVLWKIGLGSIVFGLQGMVVQAAAASKSLLTVAASSTLAGAALKAGIAAGAVYGVYQIGKFIKVAYDTKKAVESARKAQEDLFRSTDRVMQQYDEFKDIRLPENITGRAPEELSDLRKELQRAKAYWVALQQSLMSKADETTFLGNATEEAKAAQKELKTLNHRLAEVNTDLARLKDAGAAAGDGMKEPAEAIKATADQLEDFESQAKKAYESARDQAQKYAQEVISWEEKIKYARLSTADQIRALERKGLSDQEQWNDKRLQAEEKMAAARQAMREKDYELAKRLADESRSLYADLATEVREEKDGENVVVKSIDDTKRIAVAGIKEVGAFVEQLYQTQKESAEKSQAEWEAAADQIEEKLEWVARAREAEVSIELSNLADAQNAINNLTKDETKHITVVVTERVQREEARATGGGVGMNRGGRLPGFGGGDRIRALLEAGEFVIRKEAVKKYGSALFDALNSMRLPKMPRMPQVPGPLKFAQGGMVPSGGEVMTIRFQAGGVELPLQVMGRRGVTRQQIREFDSELKKMGLARG
- a CDS encoding phage tail tube protein — protein: MSNLTSNPANIRFNGTGRAYAGAVAGTSFDDLGELDGINFNVEVSTETLQSTRNAARGTIIERETERNASLSFGLREMSNNNLQMVLLGSAIVAANQAAAGVFQEEKTFVDDLYVDLGKVNVFVTKITGAITGSLAVADEVTGALSGATGKVAFVGTGHVVLVNVSGTFQTGEAIEETADTNYITPTGIETEEDVCITSAAGDVRRAQGTDYTIDPDYGYVRQLSTGDMTGTDVVSYDHEAVDIDYLHGMSAGSVEKKIIFVTDKDDQGPRFRYTFHKVQISLSGEFPLIGDGASVLQVSGSVLKDTTQSSGQEYFKKEMMF